One Kangiella geojedonensis DNA segment encodes these proteins:
- the glyS gene encoding glycine--tRNA ligase subunit beta, with protein MTSSNQHFSDLLFELGTEELPPVSLKTLRDALKANVAEALTAQDFSFESIESYATPRRLALIVRQLSDAQPDKEVERLGPAVVAAFDDDGNPKPAAVGFAKSCGVEVDQLERIETDKGERLGYTLSQKGQPLSELIEQSLNSALKKLPIPKPMRWGDSSAQFIRPVHWTVLLHGSSVLEATILDTKTGNVSRGHRFMAQGDVTLHDADDYVNKLKAQHVIVSFEQRQKLIEDQVKAAAEKLGGVAQIEQDLLDEVTGLVEWPVALTGEFDTEFLKVPAECLVSSMAEHQKYFHVLDKDGNLMPNFITISNIESSNPRVVIEGNEKVIRPRLADAMFFYEKDQQSTLESHQERLKKVVFQNQLGSVQEKAERVAELAKTIAPQVGADPELAHRAGLLSKCDLTTQMVGEFDKLQGIMGTYYARHDGEDDSVAIAMTEQYLPKYSGDALAQNPVGQCIAIADRVDTLAGIFGIGQAPKGAKDPFALRRASIGLLRTIVENQLSLDLEQLVEQSLTQFDGKLTDELAAEKLLNFIFDRFRAWYLDQNVSANTVSAVMALRPTQPLDFDQRIKAVQHFQTLPESESLSAANKRVKNILAKADIEVPDTIDPSLLQDTAEKALADTIGTVEAELATIDNYQERLTRLAALRDDVDAFFDNVMVNADDDAVKANRLALLKKLEGMFGSVADISLLQN; from the coding sequence ATGACATCCTCTAATCAACATTTTTCCGATCTTTTATTCGAGCTGGGAACTGAAGAACTTCCACCAGTCAGTTTAAAAACACTGCGTGATGCTTTAAAAGCGAATGTTGCTGAAGCTTTAACAGCTCAAGACTTTAGCTTCGAGTCGATTGAAAGTTATGCCACACCACGACGCTTAGCCTTGATCGTGCGTCAGTTAAGCGATGCCCAGCCTGATAAAGAAGTAGAGCGTCTTGGACCAGCAGTAGTTGCGGCTTTTGACGATGACGGCAACCCTAAGCCTGCGGCAGTGGGTTTTGCAAAATCTTGTGGCGTCGAAGTGGACCAACTTGAAAGAATAGAGACCGACAAAGGCGAACGCCTTGGTTATACCCTTTCGCAAAAAGGTCAGCCTCTAAGCGAGTTGATAGAACAGAGCCTTAATAGTGCGCTAAAGAAGCTACCGATTCCTAAGCCAATGCGCTGGGGTGATAGCTCCGCACAATTTATACGTCCGGTGCACTGGACCGTGCTGTTGCATGGCTCTTCGGTACTAGAAGCAACGATTCTGGATACTAAGACTGGCAATGTTAGCCGTGGTCACCGCTTTATGGCACAAGGCGATGTTACCTTGCATGATGCCGATGATTACGTGAACAAGCTTAAAGCCCAACACGTTATCGTCAGTTTTGAGCAGCGCCAGAAACTGATTGAAGATCAGGTCAAAGCTGCCGCCGAAAAACTGGGGGGCGTGGCACAAATCGAACAGGACTTGCTGGATGAAGTCACTGGGTTGGTTGAATGGCCTGTCGCACTAACTGGCGAATTTGATACCGAATTCTTAAAAGTTCCAGCTGAGTGTCTAGTGTCATCGATGGCTGAGCACCAAAAGTATTTCCACGTTTTAGATAAAGACGGCAACTTAATGCCCAACTTTATCACCATCAGTAATATCGAAAGCTCAAACCCTCGTGTGGTGATTGAGGGTAATGAAAAAGTTATTCGCCCTCGCCTTGCGGATGCCATGTTCTTCTATGAAAAAGATCAGCAAAGCACTCTAGAAAGCCATCAGGAGCGCTTGAAAAAAGTGGTTTTCCAGAATCAGCTTGGTTCGGTACAAGAAAAAGCTGAACGAGTGGCAGAGCTGGCCAAAACGATCGCGCCGCAAGTGGGTGCTGATCCTGAGCTTGCCCACCGCGCAGGTTTATTGTCGAAGTGTGACTTGACCACTCAAATGGTTGGTGAGTTCGATAAGCTTCAGGGCATTATGGGCACTTACTACGCCCGCCACGACGGTGAAGACGACAGCGTTGCCATCGCCATGACCGAGCAATACCTGCCTAAGTATTCTGGTGATGCGTTAGCGCAAAACCCTGTCGGCCAATGTATCGCTATTGCTGATCGAGTGGATACACTGGCTGGTATTTTCGGCATTGGCCAGGCACCAAAAGGCGCCAAAGACCCATTTGCACTGCGCCGCGCTTCTATCGGCTTATTAAGAACCATTGTAGAAAACCAATTAAGCCTCGATCTGGAGCAATTGGTGGAACAGTCGCTTACCCAGTTTGATGGCAAGCTTACCGATGAATTAGCCGCTGAAAAATTACTAAACTTCATTTTTGATCGTTTCCGCGCCTGGTATCTTGATCAAAATGTTAGCGCCAATACAGTTAGCGCGGTAATGGCACTTCGTCCAACCCAACCTTTGGATTTTGATCAACGCATCAAAGCGGTGCAACATTTCCAAACGTTACCTGAGTCGGAAAGCTTATCAGCAGCCAACAAACGCGTGAAAAACATTCTCGCTAAAGCTGATATTGAGGTGCCTGACACAATTGATCCAAGTTTATTACAGGACACTGCAGAAAAAGCGCTAGCTGACACCATCGGCACCGTCGAGGCAGAGCTTGCCACCATTGATAACTATCAAGAACGCTTAACGCGCTTGGCTGCGCTGCGCGATGATGTCGACGCTTTCTTTGACAATGTGATGGTGAATGCCGATGACGACGCGGTCAAAGCAAACCGTCTTGCATTGCTCAAGAAATTGGAAGGAATGTTTGGTTCTGTAGCCGATATTTCTTTGCTACAAAACTAA
- a CDS encoding TraB/GumN family protein, which yields MNKLLGILFAGILAMQGCNDEPVKPQADLKPSKETKVSDPLPKAEEDTPSQADDQASREDYTPALWKIEHNGKTSYLFGSIHMGDKSMYPLPQAVTTAFEASDSLAVEIDLGNVDQMAIAQKVQTMAIDPENPLPTVLKEETLAEYNEYCAETKSPCAMFSSFEPWFAAMTLEALNMQQSGYSEQYGIDMYFLDQARKDKDIIELETIDFQLNTLDSMPLALQDAFLYSVVTKGADENDKLVKAWKSGNVEAYVESSFEEAKESGINEEDYQYFMDTLLYNRNKGMADGIAKHIEQGKSIFAVVGAAHYGGDKSVNHYLEEKGFKVERVNY from the coding sequence ATGAATAAATTATTAGGGATCCTATTTGCAGGCATCTTAGCGATGCAGGGCTGCAATGACGAACCAGTAAAACCACAAGCCGACCTCAAGCCTAGCAAAGAAACGAAAGTTTCTGACCCGTTACCAAAAGCTGAAGAGGACACACCGTCGCAAGCTGACGACCAAGCGAGTCGTGAAGATTACACCCCAGCCCTTTGGAAGATTGAACACAACGGCAAAACATCTTACCTTTTCGGCTCTATCCACATGGGCGACAAAAGTATGTACCCTCTACCGCAAGCCGTCACCACAGCCTTTGAAGCCAGTGACTCATTAGCGGTAGAAATTGACTTAGGCAACGTTGATCAAATGGCAATTGCACAAAAAGTACAAACCATGGCGATTGATCCTGAAAACCCTCTACCAACAGTATTGAAGGAAGAAACCCTAGCCGAGTACAACGAGTACTGCGCTGAAACTAAAAGCCCTTGCGCTATGTTCAGCTCTTTCGAACCATGGTTTGCTGCTATGACCCTTGAAGCATTGAATATGCAACAGTCCGGTTACAGTGAGCAGTACGGTATTGATATGTACTTTTTGGATCAAGCCCGTAAAGACAAAGACATTATTGAATTAGAAACTATCGACTTCCAACTTAATACACTGGATAGCATGCCATTAGCGTTGCAAGATGCTTTCTTATACTCGGTAGTGACTAAAGGGGCCGATGAGAACGACAAGCTGGTTAAGGCATGGAAGTCTGGTAATGTTGAGGCTTATGTCGAAAGTAGTTTTGAAGAAGCTAAAGAAAGCGGCATTAATGAAGAAGACTATCAATACTTCATGGATACACTGCTATATAACCGAAATAAAGGCATGGCCGACGGTATCGCTAAACACATAGAACAAGGCAAATCGATTTTTGCAGTTGTTGGCGCAGCCCATTATGGAGGCGACAAAAGTGTAAACCACTATCTAGAAGAGAAGGGTTTTAAGGTAGAAAGAGTGAATTACTAA
- a CDS encoding bifunctional diguanylate cyclase/phosphodiesterase: MGLRVALEQRIKPLDKQLINSILDDDYAALLLCNKRYVIKAVSIDSDITPNLLLGEEVANILPNSIIDGTEKRAIVKLPKLGVDREFLLSAHKLKQGESFVDQVLTLQVLPKRNVDASIPKDSVRDYKETILKNAPIFIYVLDYQEKIFTDGLANYAKLLGYTEEEVLDMPDGVYSFIHPEDIAVVEEQEQALRHSDDRTVVPVEFRLQHKNGDWFWIQVHSTIYSRTADGEPLIEIGSIHKMDKDHEAELALQQKDKYYRTLVENSYDCILMYDKNGLVTYISPSVTRATGYSEEDLLGKTLEGFIYEDDREDASVNLRYVAENPGSSSVVERRIRHKNGDILWIESRLANHLDDPDIQGVTINFHVITGRKEAENEIHRLANFDTLTGLANRHLLQSCLLRDLESCEAKNVSLAFVYIDLDRFKQINDTLGHSTGDQLLIAVTEFMKKCIRNGDTLARMGGDEFAIVLPNVDAEEALAVAERLLRYLKSPIKVGSHRVQSGASIGISMYPDHSDNAEDLFRYADMAMYSAKSERNQVQFYKRKFSQQENKRRSIEKKLKVAIAERHLHLFYQPRVDINTGKISSVEALCRWDDAESGSIPPNIFIPIAEETGLIHELSQLVMEMVCQQLVDWHNTGVDITIAFNLSAKDLKYFDLVHNLRDTINRYGISGKMLEVEITESAAMTDVINTVKVLKQLKEFGVKISIDDFGKGYSSLAYLSQLPVDNLKIDKYFISRLSPNFKDHMVNLNIIRTIISLAQSLNLSTVAEGIETPNQYNTLKSLGCHMGQGIFFYHPMPANQLSKLLQREARLARNTINQ, from the coding sequence ATGGGGTTAAGGGTAGCTTTGGAGCAAAGGATTAAGCCACTGGATAAACAACTTATCAACAGCATACTGGATGATGACTATGCTGCTCTTTTGCTTTGCAATAAGCGTTATGTCATTAAAGCAGTATCGATAGATTCTGATATTACTCCCAATCTCCTCTTAGGCGAAGAAGTTGCCAACATATTGCCAAATTCAATTATCGATGGGACCGAGAAGCGAGCCATAGTCAAGTTGCCTAAGCTCGGTGTTGATCGAGAGTTTTTATTATCCGCGCATAAATTAAAACAGGGCGAGTCTTTTGTCGATCAGGTATTAACCCTACAGGTGTTGCCCAAACGCAATGTGGACGCCTCGATACCAAAAGACAGCGTAAGGGACTACAAAGAGACCATTCTGAAAAACGCCCCTATATTCATTTATGTCCTTGATTACCAAGAAAAAATATTTACTGACGGTCTGGCTAACTACGCCAAACTTCTGGGCTATACCGAAGAAGAAGTTCTGGACATGCCTGATGGTGTATACAGCTTTATTCACCCTGAAGATATCGCTGTCGTTGAAGAGCAAGAGCAAGCTTTACGCCATAGTGATGACCGAACGGTTGTTCCAGTCGAGTTCCGTTTACAACATAAAAACGGTGACTGGTTCTGGATTCAGGTGCACAGCACGATTTATTCCCGCACGGCCGACGGCGAACCGCTTATAGAAATCGGTTCTATTCACAAGATGGATAAAGATCACGAAGCTGAGCTTGCCCTACAGCAAAAAGATAAATACTACCGCACATTGGTTGAAAATAGTTACGACTGCATTCTCATGTACGACAAGAATGGCCTAGTCACTTATATTTCCCCGTCCGTCACTCGGGCAACCGGCTATAGCGAAGAGGATCTTTTAGGCAAAACCTTAGAAGGCTTTATTTATGAGGATGATCGTGAAGATGCCAGCGTTAATCTACGCTACGTTGCCGAGAACCCGGGCTCATCGTCAGTCGTTGAACGACGTATTCGTCATAAAAACGGTGATATTCTCTGGATCGAAAGTCGCTTAGCGAATCACCTTGATGATCCTGATATTCAAGGTGTCACCATCAATTTTCACGTCATTACCGGACGCAAAGAAGCTGAAAATGAGATCCACCGTCTCGCTAACTTTGATACTTTGACCGGACTCGCCAATCGCCACCTATTGCAAAGCTGCTTGTTGCGAGACCTCGAGAGCTGCGAAGCGAAAAATGTCAGCTTGGCTTTTGTCTACATCGATCTTGATAGGTTTAAACAAATAAACGATACATTAGGCCACTCAACGGGTGATCAGCTTCTTATTGCGGTGACCGAATTCATGAAAAAATGCATTCGAAATGGCGACACTCTAGCTCGCATGGGCGGCGATGAATTTGCTATCGTCTTGCCCAACGTTGATGCAGAAGAAGCCCTCGCCGTTGCCGAACGATTATTGCGTTATCTTAAAAGTCCGATAAAAGTTGGTTCGCACCGTGTGCAGTCTGGAGCCAGTATCGGTATCAGCATGTACCCCGATCACAGCGATAATGCTGAAGACTTGTTCCGCTATGCGGATATGGCGATGTACTCTGCTAAATCTGAACGAAATCAGGTCCAATTTTATAAACGCAAATTCAGTCAACAAGAAAACAAACGTCGTTCGATAGAGAAAAAGCTTAAAGTGGCTATCGCAGAGCGACATCTACACCTCTTTTACCAACCAAGAGTCGATATTAATACCGGTAAAATTAGTAGCGTTGAAGCTTTATGTCGTTGGGATGATGCCGAGAGTGGCAGCATTCCACCTAACATCTTCATCCCCATTGCAGAAGAAACGGGTTTAATACACGAACTCAGCCAACTGGTAATGGAAATGGTTTGTCAGCAGTTAGTCGATTGGCACAACACAGGTGTAGATATAACTATTGCCTTTAACTTGTCGGCAAAAGACCTTAAATACTTCGATTTAGTGCACAACCTGCGAGATACCATTAATCGCTATGGAATTTCAGGAAAAATGCTAGAAGTGGAAATCACGGAAAGCGCCGCCATGACGGACGTGATCAATACGGTGAAAGTCCTTAAACAGCTAAAAGAATTTGGCGTCAAAATTTCAATTGATGACTTCGGAAAAGGTTATTCTTCATTGGCTTACCTCAGTCAGTTACCTGTGGATAATCTTAAGATCGATAAGTACTTTATCTCTCGCCTGAGCCCTAACTTTAAAGATCATATGGTTAACCTTAATATTATCCGCACGATCATTTCTTTAGCCCAGAGCCTCAATCTCAGTACAGTTGCCGAGGGGATCGAAACGCCTAATCAATACAACACCTTGAAGTCATTAGGCTGTCATATGGGGCAAGGTATTTTCTTCTACCACCCAATGCCAGCTAATCAGCTCTCAAAACTGCTCCAAAGAGAAGCTCGCTTAGCCCGAAACACCATTAACCAATAG
- a CDS encoding DUF481 domain-containing protein, whose protein sequence is MKKNLIALALCAAAPAAFADGLLSDAPEEGHQGNIDLGYISTSGNTDTESLNGAFDWVARASENWATGIQITGVSNSSEEERDAEQYTFAWNNRYDISEKSFFYGILDYKNDYFGAYDYQAGAYLGYGHQFYKSDDGHFSLGIGLGYRINAVFIGEDEKESVIRGDLDFAHQLTDNARFTQTVSAVWGQEVDTYVSRSAISTKISENLAMKLSYLVNYNSVVPAGAEKTDRTTTVGISYSF, encoded by the coding sequence ATGAAAAAGAATTTAATTGCTTTAGCACTTTGTGCTGCTGCTCCTGCAGCATTTGCTGACGGCCTGCTTTCTGATGCGCCAGAAGAAGGTCATCAAGGTAATATTGATCTTGGTTATATCAGCACATCAGGTAACACTGATACAGAAAGCCTTAATGGTGCATTCGATTGGGTCGCACGCGCTTCTGAGAACTGGGCAACAGGCATTCAAATTACGGGCGTCAGTAACTCAAGCGAAGAAGAGCGAGATGCTGAGCAATATACGTTTGCTTGGAACAACCGTTATGACATCAGCGAGAAAAGCTTTTTCTACGGCATACTAGATTATAAAAACGATTATTTCGGTGCTTATGATTATCAAGCGGGCGCATACTTAGGCTATGGTCACCAGTTCTATAAAAGCGATGATGGTCACTTCTCGCTAGGTATTGGTCTTGGTTACCGTATTAATGCCGTCTTCATCGGTGAAGACGAGAAAGAAAGCGTGATTCGTGGCGATTTAGATTTTGCTCACCAGTTGACGGACAACGCTCGCTTTACTCAGACGGTAAGCGCCGTGTGGGGGCAGGAAGTTGATACTTATGTTTCTCGTTCTGCGATTTCGACTAAAATCTCTGAGAACCTAGCCATGAAGTTATCTTACCTAGTAAACTATAACTCAGTGGTTCCAGCGGGCGCTGAAAAGACTGACCGCACCACAACGGTTGGTATTAGTTATAGTTTCTAA
- the gmhB gene encoding D-glycero-beta-D-manno-heptose 1,7-bisphosphate 7-phosphatase — protein MIDWSTKKVIILDRDGVINHDSDAYIKSADEWVPIAGSLSAIATLNQKFKVAIATNQSGIGRGFYDETVLSNMHHKMAQLLQEQGGHIDHIEFCPHHPDDGCDCRKPKPTMLERIAEIFNATPDQVVFIGDSKSDYDCAQNFGCDFVLVLTGKGLKTLDKLAGKDITIEKSLAKLTEGINHGLL, from the coding sequence ATGATCGACTGGTCAACGAAGAAAGTCATTATTCTGGATCGTGATGGTGTCATCAATCACGATTCAGATGCTTATATTAAGTCAGCCGACGAGTGGGTACCTATCGCTGGCAGCTTGTCTGCCATAGCGACACTGAATCAAAAGTTTAAAGTCGCGATAGCCACCAACCAGTCTGGGATTGGACGCGGTTTTTATGATGAAACTGTGCTTTCAAACATGCACCATAAGATGGCTCAGCTTCTTCAAGAGCAAGGCGGCCATATCGATCATATCGAATTTTGCCCTCACCACCCTGATGATGGCTGCGACTGCCGCAAACCAAAGCCAACCATGCTGGAGCGGATTGCTGAAATCTTTAACGCAACACCTGATCAAGTGGTCTTTATCGGCGACTCCAAATCAGACTATGACTGCGCGCAGAACTTTGGCTGCGATTTCGTGTTAGTGCTGACTGGCAAAGGGCTTAAAACTTTAGACAAGTTGGCTGGCAAAGATATTACTATTGAAAAGAGCTTAGCGAAGCTCACGGAAGGTATAAATCATGGGCTATTATAA
- a CDS encoding gamma carbonic anhydrase family protein codes for MTIRTFQKKTPKIADKTFVDDTALVLGDVEIGEDSSIWPMAVLRGDVHAIRVGKRTSIQDGTVCHVTHAGPYDPEGHDLIIGDNVTVGHKAILHGCTIEDNCLIGMGAVVMDGAVVRENAIIGANSLVPPGRELTGGFLWVGSPARKIRKLTDEEIKFFKYSADNYVRLKNEHLEG; via the coding sequence ATGACTATTCGTACTTTTCAGAAAAAAACACCAAAAATTGCCGATAAAACGTTTGTTGATGATACCGCACTGGTACTGGGCGACGTTGAAATAGGTGAAGATAGCTCCATCTGGCCAATGGCTGTACTCCGTGGGGATGTTCACGCTATTCGTGTTGGTAAACGCACCAGCATTCAAGATGGTACCGTTTGTCATGTTACCCATGCAGGGCCCTATGACCCAGAAGGGCATGATTTAATTATCGGCGATAATGTGACTGTTGGTCATAAGGCTATACTACATGGCTGCACTATTGAAGATAACTGCTTGATTGGAATGGGAGCTGTGGTAATGGATGGCGCCGTTGTTCGTGAGAATGCGATTATCGGCGCAAATAGCCTAGTTCCTCCTGGAAGAGAACTAACCGGTGGCTTTTTGTGGGTAGGCTCTCCAGCAAGGAAAATCCGCAAGTTAACGGATGAAGAGATTAAATTCTTCAAATATTCTGCCGATAATTATGTGCGTCTTAAGAACGAGCATTTAGAAGGTTAG
- the gorA gene encoding glutathione-disulfide reductase codes for MTDRQSENQDKHHYDFIAIGGGSGGIASANRAAMHGAKAAIVEAKALGGTCVNVGCVPKKAMWYGAQIAEAFKYAPDYGFDAGSVEFNWSKLVESREAYISRIHQSYERNLGNNKVDVIEGYAKFVGKNTIEVNGERYTAEHIVIATGGYPVIPDIPGAEHGIDSDGFFELKEQPKRAAVVGAGYIAVEIAGVFHALGTETHLVVRKHKPLREFDDLLSDTLVDVMRKSGPQLHTHSVPRSVEKLDSGELMLHLESGDSIGPVDTLVWAIGRASATKDLGLENTGVTKDEKGNIKTDKYQNTTAKGIYAIGDNTGRLALTPVAIQAGRRLCERLFNNKENEFLDYTNVPTVVFSHPPIGTVGMSEPQARDIYGEQNVKVYTSSFTAMYSALTQHREPTKMKLVCAGPEERVVGIHGIGYGVDEILQGFAVALKMGATKADLDDTVAIHPTSAEEFVTMR; via the coding sequence ATGACTGATAGACAATCCGAAAACCAAGATAAGCATCATTATGACTTTATCGCTATTGGTGGCGGTAGTGGCGGTATTGCTTCAGCCAATCGAGCTGCTATGCATGGTGCGAAAGCAGCAATAGTCGAAGCTAAAGCATTGGGTGGTACCTGCGTAAACGTTGGTTGTGTTCCCAAGAAAGCCATGTGGTATGGCGCGCAAATTGCGGAAGCTTTTAAATATGCTCCTGATTATGGCTTTGATGCAGGCAGCGTGGAATTTAACTGGTCAAAGTTGGTAGAAAGTCGTGAGGCTTATATTTCAAGGATTCATCAAAGCTATGAGCGTAATCTGGGTAATAATAAGGTCGATGTGATCGAGGGTTATGCGAAATTTGTTGGTAAAAATACGATTGAAGTGAATGGTGAGCGTTATACCGCGGAGCATATCGTTATTGCTACGGGTGGTTACCCCGTTATTCCTGACATCCCAGGTGCGGAGCATGGAATTGACTCTGATGGCTTCTTTGAGCTTAAAGAGCAGCCAAAAAGAGCTGCAGTGGTCGGTGCCGGGTATATTGCCGTCGAAATTGCTGGCGTTTTTCATGCCTTGGGCACTGAGACTCATCTGGTGGTGAGAAAGCACAAACCACTGCGTGAATTTGATGACTTGCTGTCTGATACTTTAGTTGATGTGATGCGGAAATCTGGTCCTCAACTTCATACCCACAGCGTTCCACGCTCAGTGGAGAAGTTAGACTCAGGTGAATTGATGCTGCATCTCGAAAGCGGTGACTCGATTGGGCCGGTGGACACACTGGTTTGGGCCATAGGACGTGCTTCTGCGACGAAGGACTTGGGTCTTGAGAATACTGGCGTGACGAAAGATGAGAAAGGCAATATCAAAACGGATAAGTATCAGAACACAACGGCAAAAGGAATTTATGCCATTGGTGACAATACGGGACGTTTGGCGTTAACGCCTGTAGCTATTCAGGCGGGACGTCGTTTGTGTGAGCGTTTGTTTAATAATAAAGAGAACGAATTTTTAGATTATACCAATGTCCCCACGGTCGTCTTTAGTCATCCACCGATTGGTACTGTGGGAATGAGCGAGCCTCAGGCAAGAGACATCTATGGTGAACAGAATGTTAAGGTTTACACTTCCTCATTTACTGCTATGTACTCGGCGTTAACGCAGCACCGTGAACCCACAAAAATGAAGTTGGTTTGTGCGGGGCCTGAAGAGCGAGTGGTTGGTATTCATGGTATTGGGTACGGTGTTGACGAGATTCTGCAAGGGTTCGCAGTTGCACTTAAGATGGGCGCAACCAAAGCTGACTTAGACGATACTGTTGCCATTCACCCAACATCGGCGGAAGAGTTCGTCACTATGCGATAA
- a CDS encoding ATP-grasp domain-containing protein, producing MNIAIASCFDLPDWEQDDVPFFKELADVGIEYQVIPWDSEVDWSQFDACLLRTTWDYQERIAEFMDWINLVSTQTQLINSKDIIVWNSHKRYLRELQRAGIDIAPSEWLMQGQQYDISKLMQQHGWEKGFIKPLIGANARECLPFTNDATGIARAQQHVDRLTPSEDLVLQPYLSNVESFGETSGIFFAGQYSHGTRKVPVQGDFRVQDDYGASDYVYHLSEEELALAQKAIAYVTETMSLPLYARVDFLHHKDGAVYVNEVELIEPSLFFRHGGKESCQLFAQNLAKFIKSTH from the coding sequence ATGAACATTGCTATTGCGAGTTGCTTCGACCTCCCTGATTGGGAACAAGATGACGTTCCTTTCTTTAAAGAGCTAGCCGACGTTGGCATTGAGTATCAAGTTATTCCTTGGGACAGCGAAGTTGACTGGAGTCAATTTGACGCCTGCTTGCTTCGCACAACATGGGATTATCAAGAACGAATTGCTGAATTCATGGATTGGATAAACCTTGTCAGCACTCAAACCCAGCTCATTAATTCAAAAGACATTATTGTGTGGAATAGCCACAAACGATACCTTCGTGAGCTGCAACGAGCAGGAATTGATATAGCCCCATCCGAATGGTTGATGCAGGGCCAGCAATACGATATTAGCAAGCTGATGCAGCAACACGGTTGGGAAAAGGGGTTTATTAAACCTTTGATCGGTGCCAATGCCCGCGAGTGCCTACCTTTTACTAACGACGCCACGGGAATCGCACGAGCACAACAACACGTAGACCGATTAACACCCTCGGAAGATCTCGTATTGCAACCTTATTTATCCAACGTCGAATCGTTCGGCGAAACCTCCGGCATCTTTTTTGCGGGTCAATACAGCCATGGAACCCGAAAAGTTCCAGTCCAGGGCGACTTTAGAGTGCAAGATGATTATGGCGCTAGTGATTATGTTTATCATCTTTCAGAGGAAGAGCTAGCGTTGGCGCAGAAAGCTATCGCCTATGTAACAGAGACCATGAGTTTGCCACTATATGCCAGAGTCGACTTCCTCCACCATAAAGACGGTGCGGTTTATGTCAATGAAGTTGAGCTTATAGAGCCCTCTTTATTCTTCAGGCATGGTGGTAAAGAGAGTTGTCAGTTATTTGCTCAAAACCTTGCAAAATTCATAAAGAGCACCCATTAA
- a CDS encoding sugar nucleotide-binding protein, protein MNTLIVGTGKLGQRFYNYLVSKGEQPYTLSRSEKAWADKHIQCDLLKVSDTLPELPKLDNVYIMLAPDERTEPAYRQTYIHAVSRLIQELHKQQTEFHCTFLSSTSVYEGNIEPLIDESVKPKPANFKGKSLLDAEKSLKNLHPITSIVRASGLYSAERTKLIESLFDKDKYLDPKWLNLIHEDDLCYWLHMVGKREVSLSIASDGTAFTRQQLQDYKAGGERPSEQAAKQYHSVLLKRISLQFPNIFEWIDQTKK, encoded by the coding sequence ATGAATACACTTATCGTCGGCACTGGCAAACTTGGTCAGCGTTTTTATAACTACTTGGTCAGCAAGGGCGAGCAGCCTTACACTTTATCGCGTTCGGAAAAGGCATGGGCAGATAAGCATATTCAGTGTGATTTACTCAAAGTCAGCGATACTTTGCCTGAATTACCAAAACTGGATAATGTGTATATCATGCTGGCGCCTGATGAGCGCACTGAGCCTGCCTATCGTCAAACTTATATCCATGCCGTATCGCGCTTGATTCAAGAGCTTCATAAGCAACAAACTGAATTTCACTGCACCTTCTTATCCTCTACTTCGGTCTACGAAGGCAATATCGAACCACTGATTGATGAATCCGTGAAGCCGAAGCCAGCTAACTTCAAAGGTAAGTCGCTACTGGATGCTGAGAAAAGTTTAAAGAACTTGCACCCAATCACCTCTATTGTCCGAGCTTCTGGTCTTTACTCAGCGGAACGAACTAAGTTGATAGAGAGCTTGTTTGATAAAGATAAATACCTCGACCCTAAATGGCTTAACCTCATCCATGAAGACGATTTGTGTTATTGGTTACACATGGTTGGCAAACGTGAAGTTAGCTTATCCATAGCCTCCGATGGCACGGCTTTTACTCGCCAGCAACTTCAGGATTATAAAGCTGGTGGGGAACGTCCTTCGGAACAAGCGGCTAAACAATATCACTCAGTTCTACTGAAACGAATTAGCCTCCAGTTCCCTAATATTTTTGAATGGATAGATCAGACTAAAAAGTGA